A genomic segment from Coturnix japonica isolate 7356 chromosome 26, Coturnix japonica 2.1, whole genome shotgun sequence encodes:
- the BCAS2 gene encoding pre-mRNA-splicing factor SPF27 produces MAGPGLVAGDVVVDALPYFDQGYEAPGVREAAAALVEEETRRYRPTKNYLSYLPAHDCSAFETEIMRNEFERLAARQPLELLSMKRYELPAPSSGQKNDITAWQECVNNSMAQLEHQAVRIENLELMSQHGCNAWKVYNEHLVHMIEQAQKELQRLRKSIQDLNWQRKNMQLTAGAKLREMESTWVSLVSKNYEIERTIVQLENEISQIKQQHGEANKENIQQDF; encoded by the exons ATGGCGGGGCCCGGGCTGGTGGCGGGGGACGTGGTGGTGGATGCGCTGCCGTACTTCGATCAGGGATACGAGGCGCCGGGCGTGCGGGAGGCG GCTGCGGCTCTGGTGGAGGAGGAGACGCGGCGCTACCGGCCCACGAAGAACTACCTGAGCTACCTGCCGGCACACGACTGCAGCGCCTTCGAG ACCGAGATCATGCGGAACGAGTTTGAGCGCCTGGCGGCCCGGCAGcccctggagctgctcagcatGAAGAG GTATGAACTACCGGCTCCATCCTCCGGGCAGAAGAACGACATCACGGCGTGGCAGGAGTGTGTTAACAACTCCATGGCGCAGCTGGAGCACCAGGCAGTGCGCATTGAGAACCTGGAGCTGATGTCCCAGCACGGCTGCAACGCCTGGAAGGTGTACAATGA ACACCTGGTTCATATGATAGAACAAGCCCAGAAGGAGCTTCAGAGGTTGCG gaaAAGCATTCAGGATCTGAACTGGCAACGAAAGAACATGCAGCTGACAGCAGGAGCGAAGCTACGAGAGATGGAATCCAC CTGGGTGTCCCTTGTCAGTAAGAACTACGAGATTGAACGGACCATTGTACAGCTGGAGAACGAGATATCCCAGATCAAACAGCAGCACGGGGAGGCCAACAAGGAGAACATCCAGCAGGACTTCTGA